The genomic DNA GAGAGTGGATTCTTTTTATACACGTCTTCATACTTTTCATTTATATAATAAGGCGGCACCTTAACTTGCTCACCAGCAACATACGCCGTTACAACTTTACGTTCAGCAACCCCAAATTGAACATACTGAGCTAAATCTTGACTGTATACCCACCATTCATATCCGTAAGCAGATGGCTCTATTCGAGAAGGTTCGCCCCATTTTGCTAATAAATTTTCAGAGTCCCCACCAATCATATTTAAAACAGTATCGGAAGAGTCTTCATTTACTTGTTTTTTCTTTTTCACAATTTTATTTTCTTGCTTTAATTGAGATGGGGTTAATATATATTGTGAAACGAGTAATTTCCCGTATAAATCAACAGCTAAAATTAAAAATGTAATCATTACGATACGCAATAATTTCTTCAATCGATATACCTCCTGCACAAAACATAAAATTGAGATATACACAAATCCTTTTCTTTCCTTTTTTGTGTGTACCGTACTCTTTTCACTATATCATATTTTCGCAAAAAAAGTCTGGATTATCCCTTTTCTCTCAATATGAATTGCACTTTCTTATTATTCATACTATTATAAAAATAATGATGTAACATTAAAAGAGGAGGTATTATATGCAATTTACAAATACGAAATTTAATGGGGCAGTCGTTGATTTAACACTATTAACAGAGATTATGGAAAAGAACCATTTTGTACTTGCTGGACAGTGGGATTATGAACGAGTTACATACGATTATAAATTTGAAATATTAAATGATGTTTATTATTTGCGTGTACAAGGTTTAGCTGTTGAAGGTGACATTGGTAGTAGACACGCTGAAATAAAGCTACTTCCTCCCTTATTAGGTAAACATTATTATCCTCACGGCGTTGAATATGGTGATGGCGAAACTTTCCCAACGAATGTACTTCAAAAAAGTGAACAGCTCCTACAAAATATCGAAAAAGAGTTAAAAGAATTCCAAATCATTGAATAAAATAAAAGTGAGTGCATCATATTGATGCACTCACTTTTATTTCGTTTGTAAATACGGCGGTAATTGCTGCAACTGCTCTTTATCCTTTTCACGCTCTCGACGCGCCCATCGAAAGAATACATAGCCGATAATTGTACCATACACTATTTCCTGGACAATTTTCATGATGATGCCGCCTGTTTGTTGATCTTGTACAACTGGCATCCAGTGTAAAAATTCTGGTCCAGTTATATTTAAATCTGATAAAGTTCCTGCTGGTACACATAATTCCATCGCCTTCATCCAAGCAGCCGGATCCGTATATGTTGCAAACAACGGTGCAGTCGCAAAAATGATTAACGCGCAAGCTGGCGTTAATAATATACCATTAGCAAACATATAACCAAGTTTCTTTATATCACTTAACGTTTGATATTCTGGTAATGGATTTAGCATCGGCCACCACATCATGATCGCCGTAAAGAACAATATAGCTAGACAAATAGGATGAGCAATTTGACTTTGTTTTACTGTATCAAAAACAACTGGTAAATGATAAAAAGAAAACAGGCCATTAAATACAAACAATGCAATAAGTGGCTTAGCAAATACCTTTAATATAATTTGAACGAACTTAAAGGAAGTAATATAACGATATAACCAAACTGGTATACCAAGCAACAATAACGGCGGAACTGCAATATACATAACTGCCATTTCAAACATATGTGCACTAAATATAATATGACCAATTAAATCAATAGGCCCTCCCTTTACAAAATACAAAAGAACAATACCGGTCGTAAAATAGAAAACTTGCTTCTTACTTACCTTCGTCGCTTGTTCAAATCGCATTCTATATGGCCCAATAATTAAAAAGTACCCAATAAGGATCGAAAGCATAAATAATAAAAAGATTGGACTCCATAGAGCTTGAAAACCAAATATCCACAAGTTACTCATTGTCACACCTACCTTCTTAAGGTTATCCTTTCACATAATATGAAGAGGGAGCTGTGACAACACAAGCTCCCTTATTCTTCACTTTTCAAATCCACACAATTGTCATAAAAGCTAAAATTGTAATTAACCCGATTAACAGACCAGAATAAAGAAAGAAACTTGCCGCTTCATGTCCTTTATGACTCATATGCATAAAATAATACAATTGAAAAATTACTTGTACCACTGCTAATAGTAAAATAAATGGTACTGAGAAAGTCGGACTAAACGTTTTCGGATATGCTACTGCTACAAACGCAACTAATGTTAAAAAAATCATTAATGCAAATGTAATAACTTGATGCTTCATTTCCTCTGCACTTTTCCTCTTCCGATAAACAAGATCAACTTTAGGATTATTCGTTTGCTTTATCGCCATTTGTTTATCCCACCATTCCCATTAAATATACTACAGTGAAAATAAACACCCAAACTACGTCAATAAAGTGCCAATAAATCGATGCAACATAAAACTTCGGTGCATTGTATAAATTTAGACCCCTCTTCGCATTTCTAAAGATTAATGTTAAAATCCAACACAACCCAAACAATACGTGGAGTCCATGTGTACCAACAAGAGCATAAAACGCGGAACCAAACGCACTACTTCTCATAGTATGCTTAAATTCATGCGTATAATGATAAAACTCATATATCTCAAACCCTAAAAACCCTAAACCTAGCAACACTGTTACTAACAGCCAAAGTTGCATTTTCTTAAAGTTAAAGTTTTTCATATGATACATCGCATATACGCTCGTTAAGCTACTCGTTAATAAAAGCATCGTCATAATGAAAACAAGTGGCATTTGGAACATCTCTTGAGATGTTGGTCCACCATTTGTAGAATTCTTTAACGCTAAATATGTGCCAAATAAGGAAGCGAACAATACTGTTTCGCCTCCAAGAAATAACCAAAAACCGACAAACTTATTTTTTCCCTCAAGGGTTGCTTTTTCAGGCTCTGCTGGAAATGTTTCATTCGTTAATTTTTCATCTACATGCATTATGCCTTGCCCCCCTTATCTTCTAAATCTTCCTTATGAATATGATATCCATGATCATCGATTACTGAACGTAGGAACATTGCGCCAAATGTGATAATTAAACCAATAATTGCTACTAATAACCAAAACTTATCTTTTCCACCCTGCATATACATTGCACCGAATGCCGCTATAAACAATCCTAAAGAAATGATAAATGGTGAAAATGATGGATTTGGCATATGAATATCACCAACTGGTTCCGCCGCTGTCATCTCTTTATTTCCTTCACGTTTTTCAATCCAAAACGGATCTAACCCGCGAACAAATGGTAATTGTTTAAAGTTATATTCTGGTGTAGGTGCTGGCATCGTCCATTCTAACGTTCGTGCATCCCATGGATCACGACCAGCCTTTTCTTTTGATACTGTTGTTTTAATTACATTGAATAGAAGAACAATCGTTCCAAGAGCCATAAACACCGCTCCAATAGAACTAATCATATTCCCCATTTCCAACCCTTGACCTTCAAGGTATGTGTAGTAACGACGCGGCATACCGATCAACCCAAGGAAATGCTGAATGAAGAACGTTAAATGGAAACCGATAAAGAATAGCCAAAATGTTATCTTTCCTAACGTTTCATTTAATACTTTATTAAACATGAGTGGCCAATAATAATGAGCTCCTGCAAGTAAACCAAATACAACACCGCCGACGATTACATAATGAAAATGAGCTACTACGAAATAGTTATCATGAAATTGATAATCAGCTGGTGCAGATGCTAGCATAACACCTGTAACTCCCCCCATTACGAATGATGGAATGAAAGCTACTGCCCACATCATCGGTGTCGTAAAACGTATACTTCCGCCCCACATTGTAAAGAGCCAGTTGAATATTTTAATACCGGTCGGAACCGCAATCGCCATTGTTGCAACTGAGAAAATAGCATTCGCAACTGGACCCAGCCCAACAGTAAACATATGATGCGCCCATACCATAAATCCTAAGAATCCAATTAATACTGTCGCAAACACCATTGACGAATAACCAAATAATCGTTTTTTCGAAAATGTGGCAAAGATTTCTGAGAATATTCCGAAAGCTGGGAGTATAAGAATGTATACTTCTGGATGACCGAAAATCCAGAATAAATGCTCCCATATAATTGTATTCCCGCCCAGTGCTGGATTAAAGAAACTTGTTCCAAATAAACGATCTAACATTAAAAGTCCTAATCCTACAGTTAACGGCGGAAAAGCGAATAATATTAGTGAAGATGTTACAAATGTCGTCCATGTAAACATCGGCATACGCATATATGTCATCCCTGGCGCACGCATATTAATAATGGTTACAAGGAAGTTAATACCTCCAATTAATGTACCTATACCGGAGATTTGCAAGCCGAGTACATAAAAATCAACACCATGGCCTTTAGAGGCTAAAGCTAAAGATGCATAAGATGTCCATCCTGCATCAGGTGCTCCACCTAAAAACCAACTTAAATTTAAAAATACTCCACCAAAGAAAAATAACCAAAATCCGAGTGAATT from Bacillus basilensis includes the following:
- the ctaG gene encoding cytochrome c oxidase assembly factor CtaG, giving the protein MSNLWIFGFQALWSPIFLLFMLSILIGYFLIIGPYRMRFEQATKVSKKQVFYFTTGIVLLYFVKGGPIDLIGHIIFSAHMFEMAVMYIAVPPLLLLGIPVWLYRYITSFKFVQIILKVFAKPLIALFVFNGLFSFYHLPVVFDTVKQSQIAHPICLAILFFTAIMMWWPMLNPLPEYQTLSDIKKLGYMFANGILLTPACALIIFATAPLFATYTDPAAWMKAMELCVPAGTLSDLNITGPEFLHWMPVVQDQQTGGIIMKIVQEIVYGTIIGYVFFRWARREREKDKEQLQQLPPYLQTK
- the ctaF gene encoding cytochrome c oxidase subunit IVB, which codes for MAIKQTNNPKVDLVYRKRKSAEEMKHQVITFALMIFLTLVAFVAVAYPKTFSPTFSVPFILLLAVVQVIFQLYYFMHMSHKGHEAASFFLYSGLLIGLITILAFMTIVWI
- the ctaE gene encoding cytochrome c oxidase subunit III, with product MHVDEKLTNETFPAEPEKATLEGKNKFVGFWLFLGGETVLFASLFGTYLALKNSTNGGPTSQEMFQMPLVFIMTMLLLTSSLTSVYAMYHMKNFNFKKMQLWLLVTVLLGLGFLGFEIYEFYHYTHEFKHTMRSSAFGSAFYALVGTHGLHVLFGLCWILTLIFRNAKRGLNLYNAPKFYVASIYWHFIDVVWVFIFTVVYLMGMVG
- the ctaD gene encoding cytochrome c oxidase subunit I, whose amino-acid sequence is MGAVIWDYLTTVDHKKIAILYLIAGGLFFIIGGIEALFIRLQLAIPNNAFLVGDAYNQVLTMHGTTMIFLAAMPLVFAFMNAAVPLQIGARDVAFPFLNSLGFWLFFFGGVFLNLSWFLGGAPDAGWTSYASLALASKGHGVDFYVLGLQISGIGTLIGGINFLVTIINMRAPGMTYMRMPMFTWTTFVTSSLILFAFPPLTVGLGLLMLDRLFGTSFFNPALGGNTIIWEHLFWIFGHPEVYILILPAFGIFSEIFATFSKKRLFGYSSMVFATVLIGFLGFMVWAHHMFTVGLGPVANAIFSVATMAIAVPTGIKIFNWLFTMWGGSIRFTTPMMWAVAFIPSFVMGGVTGVMLASAPADYQFHDNYFVVAHFHYVIVGGVVFGLLAGAHYYWPLMFNKVLNETLGKITFWLFFIGFHLTFFIQHFLGLIGMPRRYYTYLEGQGLEMGNMISSIGAVFMALGTIVLLFNVIKTTVSKEKAGRDPWDARTLEWTMPAPTPEYNFKQLPFVRGLDPFWIEKREGNKEMTAAEPVGDIHMPNPSFSPFIISLGLFIAAFGAMYMQGGKDKFWLLVAIIGLIITFGAMFLRSVIDDHGYHIHKEDLEDKGGKA
- a CDS encoding YugN family protein, producing the protein MQFTNTKFNGAVVDLTLLTEIMEKNHFVLAGQWDYERVTYDYKFEILNDVYYLRVQGLAVEGDIGSRHAEIKLLPPLLGKHYYPHGVEYGDGETFPTNVLQKSEQLLQNIEKELKEFQIIE